A window of the Apostichopus japonicus isolate 1M-3 chromosome 8, ASM3797524v1, whole genome shotgun sequence genome harbors these coding sequences:
- the LOC139971138 gene encoding barrier-to-autointegration factor-like, translated as MSTSKKHREFVGEPMGDKPVTDLAGIGPVLGDRLQKAGFNFAYTVLGQFLILEKNNELFVSWIKDTASANQKQANDCYSCLKEWCDSFL; from the exons ATGTCTACATCAAAGAAGCACCGTGAATTTGTTGGAGAGCCAATGGGTGACAAGCCTGTTACGGACTTAGCAGGGATTGGACCAGTTCTTGGAGACAGATTACAGAAGGCAGGCTTCAACTTT GCATACACTGTTCTTGGTCAGTTCCTTATCCTTGAGaaaaacaatgaattatttgtCTCTTGGATTAAAGACACAGCATCAGCTAATCAGAAACAAGCAAATGATTGCTACAGCTGTTTGAAGGAATGGTGTGACAGTTTCTTGTGA